A part of Ptychodera flava strain L36383 chromosome 11, AS_Pfla_20210202, whole genome shotgun sequence genomic DNA contains:
- the LOC139143570 gene encoding solute carrier family 15 member 1-like, which produces MGKKGSAEFGDQSDIPMEPTYAQDNPPAGDEKPKVEVDEYDPDAPCTERYPAATYFIIGMEFCERYCYYGMRTILMLYFTEILMMSDSSATSLYHTFAMLCYLTPIAGAMISDGFWGKYKTIFWISWIYLAGCAVMSFSAIPAIQSDNPNMGGTIVGLLLIAMGTGGIKPCVAAFGGDQFRKEQTREIQTYFLMFYLSINLGSLLSTFLTPILREWQCFDNDCYPLAFGIPAALLLVAIVIFVLGRYTVGYKIYPGEGNVVWMVCKCIGRAIKNKWRYRKDEQKKEKISHWLDYALDKYEKRMVNDTKCLLHVLVMFIPLPVFWALFDQIGSRWTLQATQMNGDLGNVNIKPDQMQVLNPLFIVILIPIFDNCVYPLLKKCGIRCTFLQRMCWGMLFSAASFYCACILQLFVSETVRVPPCTSNNDESGITIINAANCNITVKETLTMGETDPVDVDIPYGQIEEYKILNPAEYKYEYKCSNDEVWAGELNVALENCQEYRLIVGTFPSTNETVKLDAAVVDDRHDKPDRGTAYSSLVFTKEFDSSYILVRMNGSDYQYIVNATQTPQTQGSDIITQFRITEWDQFEPDEYTFEISQDYGETWEPWSAEEILDYNNGAAYSVVWYSNEGAEAFEKSDFTMTQHETVPANTINILWQIPQYFIITTGEVMFSITGLEFSYAQSPASMKSSLQACWLLTVAFGNLIVIIQSAAAPPRSMAIDFFLFGTLMLIVFFIYVAMSVWYTYIEPTHFDDLGKEEEEEGDEEKKPIPNGDGIEGKTNEVDTTEGEH; this is translated from the exons ATGGGAAAGAAGGGATCGGCGGAATTCGGAGACCAGTCCGATATTCCCATGGAGCCAACGTACGCTCAGGACAATCCACCAG CCGGGGATGAAAAACCAAAGGTTGAAGTTGATGAGTACGATCCTGACGCACCA TGTACGGAACGTTACCCAGCAGCCACGTACTTCATTATTGGTATGGAGTTCTGTGAGAGGTATTGCTACTATGGAATGAGAA CCATATTGATGCTGTATTTCACGGAAATCTTAATGATGTCGGACAGCTCGGCAACGTCACTCTACCACACTTTCGCCATGCTCTGCTACTTAACACCGATAGCTGGCGCTATGATATCTGATGGCTTCTGGGGGAAATACAA AACTATATTTTGGATTTCTTGGATTTACCTGGCTGGTTGCGCCGTGATGTCTTTCTCAGCAATACCTGCAATACAGAGCGACAACCCTAACAT GGGAGGTACTATTGTGGGGTTGCTTCTAATTGCTATGGGTACGGGTGGTATCAAGCCATGTGTGGCAGCATTTGGTGGCGATCAATTCAGAAAGGAACAG actCGAGAAATTCAAACCTATTTCTTGATGTTTTACCTGTCCATCAATCTTGGCAGTCTACTGTCCACATTTCTGACGCCGATTCTGAGAGAGTGGCAGTGCTTTGACAATGACTGTTATCCGCTAGCTTTTGGTATTCCCGCCGCGCTTCTGCTGGTTGCCATCG TTATCTTCGTGCTCGGTCGTTACACGGTCGGTTACAAGATTTACCCTGGCGAAGGCAATGTTGTCTGGATGGTCTGCAAATGTATTGGG CGTGCCATCAAGAACAAATGGAGATACAGAAAAGACGaacaaaagaaggaaaaaatctCTCACTGGTTGGATTACGCTCTTGATAAGTATGAG aaaaGGATGGTCAACGACACTAAATGTCTCTTGCACGTACTGGTTATGTTTATCCCGTTGCCAGTGTTCTGGGCTCTCTTCGATCAAATCGGTTCAAGATGGACTCTTCAAGCCACGCAGATGAATGGTGATTTG GGTAATGTGAACATCAAGCCGGACCAAATGCAG GTGCTGAACCCCCTCTTCATTGTTATTCTGATCCCGATCTTCGACAACTGCGTCTACCCGTTGTTGAAAAAGTGCGGAATTCGATGTACTTTCCTGCAGAGGATGTGCTGGGGTATGCTCTTCAGCGCCGCGTCGTTCTACTGCGCATGCATCTTGCAGCTGTTTGTGAGC GAAACAGTGCGTGTGCCGCCGTGCACTTCAAACAACGATGAGTCGGGAATTACAATCATTAACGCCGCCAACTGCAATATCACAGTAAAAGAAACTTTGACCATGGGGGAAACTGATCCTGTCGACGTCGACATCCCGTACGGCCAg ATTGAAGAATACAAAATCCTCAACCCTGCTGAGTACAAGTACGAATACAAGTGTAGTAACGACGAAGTATGGGCAGGTGAATTGAATGTGGCGCTTGAGAACTGTCAAGAATATCGTTTAATCGTCGGCACATTCCCGAGTACAAACGAGACCGTTAAATTGGATGCCGCAGTG GTCGACGATAGACACGATAAACCAGATCGAGGCACAGCGTATAGCAG TTTGGTGTTTACGAAAGAGTTCGACAGTTCTTACATACTGGTGAGGATGAATGGTAGCGATTACCAATATATAGTGAACGCTACACAGACACCGCAAACACAAGGATCGGATATCATCACGCAATTCAGAATAACCGAATGGGATCAATTCGAGCCAGAcga ATACACGTTTGAAATAAGCCAGGATTATGGAGAAACCTGGGAACCTTGGTCTGCAGAGGAAATATTGGATTACAACAATGGGGCTGCATACTCTGTCGTATGGTACTCGAACGAGGGCGCTGAAGCATTCGAGAAG AGTGATTTTACAATGACGCAGCATGAAACTGTCCCTGCTAACACAATTAATATCTTATGGCAAATTCCACAATACTTCATCATAACCACCGGAGAAGTCATGTTTTCCATCACAGGATTGGAGTTCTCATACGCTCAG TCCCCAGCTTCGATGAAGTCATCGCTACAGGCTTGTTGGTTGTTGACCGTGGCATTTGGAAACTTGATTGTCATCATTCAGAGTGCGGCCGCCCCACCAAGGTCAATG GCCATCGACTTCTTCCTCTTCGGTACTTTAATGTTGATCGTGTTTTTCATCTATGTGGCCATGTCTGTCTGGTACACGTACATTGAACCCACTCACTTCGATGACCTCGgcaaggaagaagaagaagaaggagacGAAGAAAAGAAACCCATCCCAAATGGTGACGGCATCGAAGGCAAAACTAATGAGGTTGACACTACAGAAGGGGAGCATTGA